The following are encoded in a window of Flavobacterium psychrotrophum genomic DNA:
- a CDS encoding helix-turn-helix domain-containing protein codes for MNIDRMEFNAWMERVMQRFDLLTQRIRENEQRHSSIDGEELLDNQDVLQMLKISSRSLQRYRSAGKLAYYTISGKLYYKLSDIHQFIRESFHKPVRLQGDTK; via the coding sequence ATGAACATAGACCGAATGGAATTTAATGCCTGGATGGAACGTGTAATGCAACGTTTCGATTTACTGACACAAAGGATCCGGGAAAATGAACAGCGTCATAGCAGTATTGATGGGGAGGAGTTGCTGGACAACCAGGATGTATTGCAAATGCTCAAGATTAGTTCGCGTTCGTTGCAACGCTACCGCTCAGCCGGTAAACTGGCCTACTACACCATTAGCGGAAAACTCTACTACAAACTTTCCGACATCCACCAATTTATCCGTGAGAGTTTCCATAAGCCGGTGCGGCTGCAGGGGGACACAAAATGA
- the mobC gene encoding conjugal transfer protein MobC: protein MQGEDDIRGLAKIMAFMRAVSILILLMHFYWFCYGWFLDKGWTLNLVNKILSNFQRTAGLFSYGLYTKVFTVLLLALSCLGTKGVKNEKVTWTKINGILAVGFLFFFCSGWMLSLGSGWAVTAYMAIVATGYICLMVGGVWLSRLLRNNLMDDVFNTENESFQQETQLMENEYSVNLPTKFYYNKKWHNGWINIVNPFRATIVLGTPGSGKSFAVVNNYIRQHIEKGFSMYIYDFKFDDLSTIAYNHLLKYADNYKVKPKFYVINFDDPRRSHRCNPINPDFMTDISDAYESAYTIMLNLNRSWIQKQGDFFVESPIILLAAIIWFLKIYDNGRYCTFPHAIELLNKKYADVFTILTSYQELENYLSPFMDAWQGGAQDQLQGQIASAKIPLSRMISPQLYWVMTGDDFTLDINNPNEPKILCVGNNPDRQNIYSAALGLYNSRIVKLINKKGQLKSSVIIDELPTIYFRGLDNLIATARSNKVAVCLGFQDYSQLTRDYGDKESKVIQNTVGNIFSGQVVGETAKSLSERFGKVLQKRQSMTINRNDKSTSISTQLDSLIPASKIATLTQGMFVGAVSDNFDERIAQKIFHAEIVVDASKIANEEKSYQKIPNIRSFSDKDGKDRMARDIDDNYRQIKLDIVNIIDLELNRIKNDPDLQHLTPGNKT, encoded by the coding sequence ATGCAGGGAGAAGACGACATCAGGGGGCTTGCCAAAATAATGGCTTTTATGCGCGCGGTCAGCATTCTTATTTTGCTGATGCACTTTTACTGGTTTTGCTATGGCTGGTTTTTGGATAAGGGCTGGACACTAAACCTGGTTAATAAGATACTGTCCAATTTCCAGCGTACAGCGGGACTATTCTCCTATGGGCTGTATACCAAGGTTTTTACGGTACTACTTTTAGCGTTAAGCTGCCTTGGTACCAAAGGGGTCAAAAATGAAAAGGTTACCTGGACCAAAATCAACGGAATATTAGCCGTAGGTTTTCTGTTTTTCTTCTGTAGCGGGTGGATGCTTTCTTTGGGTAGCGGGTGGGCTGTAACGGCATACATGGCAATTGTTGCGACCGGTTACATCTGCCTGATGGTCGGAGGTGTGTGGTTGTCAAGGTTATTACGGAATAACCTTATGGATGATGTTTTCAATACCGAAAATGAAAGTTTCCAACAGGAAACCCAGCTCATGGAAAACGAGTATTCGGTGAACCTGCCGACCAAATTCTACTACAACAAAAAGTGGCACAACGGCTGGATCAATATCGTCAACCCCTTCAGGGCAACTATAGTATTGGGCACACCCGGCTCGGGTAAGTCCTTTGCAGTAGTAAACAATTACATCCGCCAGCATATCGAAAAAGGGTTTTCCATGTATATCTACGACTTTAAGTTTGATGACCTTTCAACCATAGCCTACAACCACTTATTAAAATATGCGGATAATTATAAGGTCAAACCCAAATTCTATGTCATCAACTTTGACGACCCGCGCCGCAGCCACCGTTGTAATCCCATTAACCCGGATTTCATGACCGATATTTCCGATGCCTACGAATCGGCCTATACCATCATGCTCAACCTGAACCGCAGCTGGATACAGAAACAGGGCGACTTCTTTGTAGAATCCCCAATCATTCTCCTCGCTGCCATCATTTGGTTTCTAAAAATCTACGACAACGGACGCTACTGCACTTTCCCGCACGCCATAGAGCTGCTGAATAAGAAGTATGCCGATGTGTTTACGATATTGACATCTTATCAGGAGCTGGAAAATTACCTGTCGCCTTTTATGGATGCCTGGCAGGGCGGGGCGCAGGATCAGCTCCAGGGACAGATTGCCTCTGCGAAAATACCCTTGTCAAGGATGATATCGCCGCAATTGTATTGGGTGATGACAGGTGATGATTTTACCCTTGATATCAATAATCCTAATGAACCGAAAATACTTTGCGTAGGAAACAACCCCGACCGCCAGAACATTTATTCTGCCGCACTGGGATTGTATAATTCACGCATCGTGAAGCTAATCAACAAGAAAGGGCAATTAAAAAGCTCGGTCATCATCGATGAGCTGCCCACCATCTACTTTCGTGGGCTGGACAACCTTATTGCGACTGCCCGTAGTAACAAAGTCGCCGTCTGCCTTGGTTTTCAGGATTACTCGCAGCTTACCCGTGATTATGGGGATAAGGAAAGTAAAGTGATCCAGAATACGGTGGGTAATATCTTCAGTGGGCAGGTCGTTGGGGAAACCGCTAAGAGCCTCTCAGAACGTTTCGGTAAGGTCCTGCAAAAACGCCAGAGTATGACTATCAACCGAAACGATAAATCAACCTCCATATCCACCCAGCTCGACAGCCTGATACCGGCAAGTAAAATAGCGACGCTCACACAGGGGATGTTTGTAGGGGCTGTATCGGATAATTTTGATGAGCGCATAGCACAGAAGATATTCCATGCTGAAATTGTCGTAGACGCCTCGAAAATAGCAAATGAGGAAAAAAGCTATCAGAAGATACCTAATATTCGCTCGTTCTCTGATAAGGATGGGAAAGACCGGATGGCCAGGGATATCGATGATAACTACCGCCAAATCAAACTGGATATTGTAAATATCATTGATTTGGAATTAAACAGGATTAAGAATGATCCGGATTTACAGCATTTGACGCCAGGTAATAAAACATGA
- the mobB gene encoding conjugal transfer protein MobB: MIAKIGKGMNIFGAVSYNQLKVDKQNGKILLAHKIPDPNDGNFTVAQICRAFEPYLLANNKTEKPVRHISLNPDPSDKVSDDRFMQMAEQYMMEMGYATQPYIVYKHNDIERTHIHIVTTCVQLDGSKIPDNYDHHRSMAACRNLEKAFNLIPADEKTQRNEKTVFKPVDYIKGDVKSQMAAVIRYLPKYYSFPNLGTYNALLSLFNITAEPISGEANGVTKKGLVYFTLDTKGEKTSKPFKSSLFGKYAGLESLEMHFEKSKTVMAKHPSRTLLKNSIEAAMHMANSESNFKRQLLEQGINVVVRRNNESRVYGITFIDHESRSVWNGSQLGKTLSANVFNDWWNNGIKINSDIAQVNKLSPSPVYNDEKDPFEFLTPTRNDGIFEALGSLLPDSQGEDYEERDFENRMKKKRKYRRGQS, from the coding sequence ATGATTGCTAAAATCGGAAAAGGGATGAATATTTTTGGTGCTGTTTCTTACAATCAACTAAAAGTGGATAAGCAAAACGGCAAAATATTGCTTGCCCACAAAATACCAGACCCCAATGATGGTAACTTCACCGTGGCCCAAATCTGCCGGGCTTTTGAGCCCTACCTATTAGCCAATAATAAAACCGAGAAACCCGTGCGGCACATATCCCTTAATCCTGACCCATCCGATAAAGTGAGTGATGACCGTTTTATGCAAATGGCAGAGCAGTACATGATGGAAATGGGTTACGCAACTCAGCCGTATATCGTGTACAAACATAACGATATAGAGCGTACCCACATCCATATCGTAACCACCTGCGTACAACTTGACGGAAGTAAAATTCCCGACAATTACGACCACCACCGATCCATGGCCGCCTGCCGAAACCTGGAAAAAGCATTCAATCTTATACCTGCTGATGAAAAAACGCAACGGAATGAAAAAACAGTTTTCAAGCCTGTGGACTATATCAAAGGTGACGTTAAAAGCCAGATGGCAGCAGTCATACGCTATCTTCCTAAATACTACAGCTTTCCCAATCTGGGTACCTATAATGCGTTGCTTTCACTGTTCAACATTACTGCCGAACCGATAAGCGGTGAAGCCAATGGGGTTACCAAAAAAGGATTAGTCTACTTTACGCTTGATACTAAAGGTGAAAAGACAAGTAAGCCTTTTAAGTCTTCCTTATTCGGGAAATATGCCGGACTGGAGTCTCTGGAAATGCACTTTGAAAAATCTAAAACTGTAATGGCTAAACATCCATCCAGGACCCTACTAAAAAACAGTATTGAAGCAGCGATGCACATGGCAAATAGTGAAAGTAATTTTAAAAGGCAATTGCTTGAGCAGGGTATAAATGTCGTGGTACGCCGCAATAACGAAAGCAGGGTCTACGGGATTACGTTCATCGACCATGAATCCCGGAGTGTATGGAATGGCTCACAACTGGGTAAAACCCTTTCCGCTAACGTCTTTAACGACTGGTGGAACAACGGTATCAAAATCAATTCGGATATCGCACAGGTCAATAAACTATCGCCTTCACCGGTCTATAATGATGAAAAAGACCCATTTGAATTTTTGACTCCTACCAGGAATGACGGTATATTCGAGGCTTTGGGAAGTTTATTACCGGACAGCCAGGGTGAGGATTATGAAGAACGCGATTTTGAAAACCGGATGAAGAAAAAGAGAAAATACCGCCGGGGACAGTCTTAA
- a CDS encoding DUF3945 domain-containing protein — protein sequence MEHQPEMNEMLLVLDKQKNQISAVKKLGKDGKLETVPPDEKGEAQFMRVDRNGNFFSNLFSNFQRQLKDPTRFDFFRVPVTEGKQIASELQQHLNRLGAAAQKLMSKYALNAEYQHKNHNSMDTQESNGKTEEYRFKPEQVNWKSLADLGLTKDRLEKIGALEPLLKGYKTDNLIPLTLTMGNAVAKLDARLSLQQNDAGQVVVAMHGIRKEPNLNYPFFGHEFTKEDKENLLNTGNMGRVVDLFNQKTSEFVPSVISVDRKTNELVAYKAEWMQIPDEIKGIKLNEQQKQTLQEGKPLQLEGMTSKKGEAFDATVQFNADKRYVEFLFDRNGQNQSQGRTYAEAPKEFRGKELTDEQHSKLKEGLTVYVSGLTDKQGKEYQGYITYNQESGKVGFSFNNPSKSKEEAMPAEAKNTQSATKAENNASEEPKSGKQQKATQDKPDTASEEQQAPVRKRGMKM from the coding sequence ATGGAACATCAGCCTGAAATGAATGAGATGCTGCTGGTGCTTGATAAGCAAAAGAACCAGATCAGCGCTGTAAAGAAACTGGGAAAGGATGGCAAGCTTGAAACGGTACCACCCGATGAAAAAGGCGAAGCCCAGTTTATGCGGGTGGACCGCAATGGCAATTTTTTCAGCAACCTGTTCTCCAACTTCCAGCGCCAGCTGAAAGACCCTACGCGGTTTGACTTTTTCCGTGTACCGGTAACAGAAGGAAAACAGATTGCGTCGGAACTGCAACAGCATCTCAACCGTTTGGGCGCAGCAGCCCAAAAACTGATGTCTAAGTATGCACTTAATGCAGAATATCAACATAAAAATCATAATAGTATGGACACACAAGAATCAAATGGAAAAACGGAAGAGTACCGTTTCAAACCTGAACAGGTAAACTGGAAATCGCTAGCCGATTTAGGACTGACCAAGGACCGCCTCGAAAAGATCGGAGCACTGGAACCGCTACTAAAAGGCTACAAAACAGATAACCTGATACCGCTCACCCTTACAATGGGTAATGCCGTAGCCAAGCTCGATGCCAGGCTTTCGTTGCAACAGAACGATGCCGGCCAGGTAGTGGTTGCCATGCATGGTATTAGAAAAGAGCCGAACCTTAATTACCCGTTTTTCGGGCATGAGTTTACTAAAGAAGACAAAGAGAACCTGTTGAATACCGGCAATATGGGAAGGGTTGTCGATTTGTTTAACCAAAAGACCAGCGAGTTTGTCCCGTCGGTAATCAGTGTTGACCGGAAAACCAACGAACTCGTAGCCTACAAAGCGGAATGGATGCAGATACCCGATGAAATCAAGGGGATTAAGCTTAACGAGCAACAGAAACAAACGCTTCAGGAGGGAAAGCCCTTACAGCTGGAAGGTATGACTTCCAAAAAAGGTGAAGCTTTTGACGCTACGGTACAGTTCAACGCAGATAAGCGTTATGTGGAATTCCTGTTTGACCGAAACGGGCAAAACCAATCGCAAGGAAGAACCTATGCCGAGGCTCCCAAAGAATTCAGGGGGAAAGAACTTACCGACGAGCAACATAGCAAACTAAAAGAAGGCCTTACGGTATATGTCAGCGGGCTCACAGACAAGCAGGGCAAGGAATACCAAGGATATATCACCTACAATCAAGAAAGTGGTAAAGTAGGTTTTTCGTTTAACAACCCTTCCAAGTCTAAAGAAGAAGCGATGCCTGCTGAAGCTAAGAATACGCAGTCTGCTACCAAGGCGGAAAACAATGCTTCAGAAGAACCGAAAAGCGGCAAGCAGCAAAAAGCAACCCAGGACAAACCAGACACTGCTTCAGAAGAGCAACAGGCACCGGTAAGGAAACGCGGTATGAAAATGTAA
- a CDS encoding RteC domain-containing protein: MIKIAFYKGLLIDINQKEQQFSTIGGDIVLQSSDMIVHLHETLHRLREYLLGLKSITRQEEIELFKEVKPQVLGKLIFYNEVYRIETSCPFSEGKMYIKYFSGQLKLLKKNSRLYRDNEFFRYYRSGRSDRDGEYFVRGQLHHFTGLNSFYFETDPNFSTYYDHLLARIIAHELLYAFLLTRIDPETRSTSISVIPDELRWTGTKNALIELIYALYIAGVISNGKIGLRKITLIFQSIFKTPLGDVHHAFHRMKDRAGNRTLFIDQLKDSLEHYMDKSL; the protein is encoded by the coding sequence ATGATAAAAATTGCTTTTTATAAAGGGTTACTCATTGATATCAATCAGAAGGAACAGCAATTCTCCACCATAGGCGGCGATATTGTACTGCAATCCAGCGATATGATTGTCCATCTTCATGAAACCCTACACCGTTTAAGGGAATATCTTCTCGGACTGAAATCAATTACCAGACAGGAAGAAATCGAATTATTTAAAGAGGTTAAGCCACAAGTATTGGGGAAATTGATTTTTTACAATGAAGTATACCGGATAGAAACCTCCTGTCCGTTCTCAGAAGGGAAAATGTACATTAAATACTTTTCAGGGCAATTAAAGCTGCTAAAGAAAAACAGCCGGTTGTACAGGGATAACGAGTTTTTCCGTTATTACCGTTCCGGGCGTTCAGACAGGGACGGCGAGTATTTTGTCAGAGGGCAGTTACACCATTTTACGGGACTCAACAGTTTTTATTTTGAAACCGACCCCAATTTCTCTACCTATTATGACCACCTGCTGGCACGGATTATTGCGCATGAATTGTTGTATGCTTTCCTGCTTACACGTATAGACCCGGAAACAAGGAGTACCAGTATATCGGTTATCCCGGATGAGTTGCGCTGGACCGGAACCAAGAATGCCCTCATCGAACTGATTTATGCACTTTACATTGCCGGCGTTATTTCAAATGGAAAGATCGGCTTGCGTAAAATTACATTAATCTTCCAATCCATCTTCAAAACGCCATTGGGCGACGTACACCACGCTTTTCATCGCATGAAAGACCGGGCGGGTAATCGGACGCTATTTATAGACCAGCTCAAAGATTCATTGGAACATTATATGGATAAAAGTTTATAG
- a CDS encoding helix-turn-helix domain-containing protein, producing the protein MEFISKKLPAEVYLYKGSAVEIQNMSCSGHFILVFVKSGIIRILVDGVSMLGVSGEIIIAVSQEYYQVIHAGKKLFCYIVKINREFIVETKMFYHFIETFIKKHPLKIVPDAFEQKVLSRIMKLLMYYSTVQDSISQLSVQSFSMTLSLLLFQTGWLYNHSNPSENTSYNRKEALAMGFLKLLLKHFRQEQNIGFYSGVLCVTDGYLNKAVREVTGKTVGFCIAEILISEAKYLLVHHGDGIETISEQLGFSSGGSFRRFFKRHTLFTPLEFRKRFQV; encoded by the coding sequence ATGGAATTTATCTCAAAAAAATTACCTGCTGAAGTATACTTATACAAAGGCTCGGCCGTCGAAATTCAAAATATGTCGTGTTCCGGGCATTTCATTTTAGTTTTCGTTAAATCAGGGATAATACGCATACTGGTTGATGGGGTGAGCATGCTCGGTGTATCCGGTGAAATTATCATTGCGGTCAGCCAGGAATATTACCAGGTAATCCATGCCGGGAAAAAGCTGTTCTGCTACATTGTAAAAATCAACCGGGAATTCATAGTGGAAACCAAAATGTTCTATCACTTCATAGAGACCTTTATTAAGAAACACCCCCTAAAAATAGTCCCGGATGCGTTTGAACAGAAGGTACTCAGCCGTATCATGAAACTCCTTATGTATTATTCCACGGTCCAGGATAGTATTTCGCAATTATCTGTACAATCATTCTCAATGACTTTGAGCCTGTTACTTTTTCAAACGGGTTGGTTGTACAATCATTCGAACCCCTCTGAAAACACTTCCTACAACCGTAAAGAAGCCCTGGCTATGGGGTTTCTAAAGTTATTACTAAAGCATTTTAGACAGGAACAAAATATAGGTTTTTATTCCGGTGTATTATGTGTTACGGATGGTTACTTAAACAAGGCGGTACGGGAAGTAACCGGCAAGACGGTTGGCTTTTGCATAGCGGAAATCCTTATTAGTGAAGCGAAATACCTGTTAGTACACCATGGTGACGGTATTGAAACAATCAGTGAACAACTGGGCTTTTCATCGGGCGGTAGTTTTCGCCGTTTTTTCAAAAGACACACATTGTTTACCCCCTTGGAATTTCGGAAGAGATTCCAGGTATAA
- the mobA gene encoding conjugal transfer protein MobA yields the protein MDEKDNFKRNKGGRKPKVNPSTHRHVFRLNDEENAKLLSLFESSGMHNKAKFIISLLLEREIKTVKIDLQAMEYHTQLTKFFSLFRSIGVNYNQVVKILYRNFSEKKAAAYLYRLEKQTIEMAALCKNIIELTQEFESKYLLNDTKK from the coding sequence ATGGATGAGAAGGATAACTTTAAGAGAAACAAAGGGGGGCGCAAGCCCAAGGTGAATCCCAGCACACACCGCCATGTGTTTCGCCTGAATGACGAAGAAAATGCCAAACTGCTGTCGCTTTTTGAAAGCTCGGGTATGCACAACAAGGCGAAATTTATCATTTCGCTACTGCTGGAAAGGGAAATTAAAACCGTAAAAATTGACCTGCAGGCAATGGAATACCATACACAACTGACTAAATTTTTCAGTCTTTTTCGCTCAATCGGTGTGAATTATAACCAGGTGGTGAAGATATTATACCGGAATTTTTCAGAAAAAAAGGCGGCTGCTTACCTCTACAGATTGGAAAAGCAGACTATTGAAATGGCTGCTTTATGTAAAAATATTATCGAACTGACGCAGGAATTTGAATCAAAATACCTGCTTAATGACACAAAAAAATGA
- a CDS encoding helix-turn-helix domain-containing protein: MLFIAPNQLVGSTDYNSKTYAYLLLIHPDFLLGYPLAKKIKQYGYFSYSMNEALHLSNQERDIILSVFQIMEREINARVDEFSQEVIVSQVDLLLNYVNRFYKRQFITRKTVNDDILHKTEVLLDAYFENGQTLKQGLPTVQYLSEQLNLSTGYLSDLLRSVIGLNAQQYIHLKLIEKAKEKLSATNLSISEIAYELGFEHSQSFSKLFKTKTKLSPLEFRQSFN; this comes from the coding sequence ATGCTTTTTATCGCACCCAACCAGTTAGTGGGCAGTACAGATTATAACAGTAAGACGTATGCTTATTTATTGCTTATCCATCCTGATTTTCTATTGGGTTATCCCTTGGCAAAAAAGATAAAGCAATATGGTTATTTCTCGTACTCAATGAATGAAGCCCTGCACTTATCCAATCAAGAAAGGGATATTATTTTATCTGTGTTTCAGATTATGGAAAGGGAGATCAATGCCCGTGTTGATGAGTTCAGCCAGGAAGTAATTGTTTCACAGGTCGACTTACTGCTGAATTACGTTAACCGTTTTTACAAGCGCCAGTTTATTACGCGTAAAACGGTAAACGATGATATACTACACAAAACCGAAGTACTCTTAGATGCCTATTTTGAGAATGGGCAAACCTTAAAACAGGGACTGCCTACGGTACAATACCTTTCCGAACAACTCAACTTATCTACAGGCTATTTAAGTGATTTACTGCGTTCGGTTATCGGCTTAAATGCGCAACAGTACATTCATTTAAAACTGATAGAAAAGGCTAAGGAAAAACTATCCGCTACCAACTTATCCATCAGTGAAATCGCTTACGAATTAGGTTTTGAACATTCGCAGTCGTTCAGCAAACTGTTTAAGACAAAAACAAAGCTTTCCCCGCTGGAGTTCAGGCAATCTTTTAACTGA
- a CDS encoding histone H1: MKELIEKIGAEFEAFKADAELQLEKSNKAAGTRARKSSLDLEKLLKEFRKVSLEESKK; encoded by the coding sequence ATGAAAGAACTAATCGAGAAAATCGGTGCAGAGTTTGAAGCCTTCAAAGCTGATGCAGAACTACAACTGGAGAAAAGTAACAAAGCAGCCGGTACAAGGGCACGTAAGTCATCCCTTGACCTTGAAAAACTGCTAAAAGAATTCCGTAAGGTTTCTCTAGAAGAATCTAAAAAATAA
- a CDS encoding type IA DNA topoisomerase codes for MIAVLAEKPIVARELAALLGATDKKEGYSEGNGYAVTWAFGHLVSLALPEAYGYTGFQKYNLPILPDTFTLAPRLEANRKKDKSNSIIKQLEVIENLFQQCKNIIVATDAGREGELIFRYIYDYLKCTKPFQRLWVSSLTETALKKGFENLQPGTDFDNLYQAAHARSRADWLVGINATQALTIAAGTGIYPLGRVQTPTLAMICRRYEERQNFIPEKFWQLQLQHTKSFLDFHSISTEVYHDKIEAEEAYRMLQRQKQAVVTAIHSEIVKDPPPLLFDLTGLQKEANRKLGFTASETLDIAQSLYEKKFITYPRTGSKYITPDLWSTVPELIRGLEADPAFSKVLPQLKYARLNKHIVNEGKVTDHHGLLVTEKVPSALSVKEATIYHMIAFRLLEAVSETCVREVTAIELQVLQYRFKATSVTVMDAGWCAIQGKFEHLDDAEMELPEIKVDDVIVVSGASLLEKQKRGPALYTEASLLTAMEHPESGAVAPDIKQKVKAGLGTPATRAGIIEGLLTRQYIQRKGKSLTPTEKGIAVYNIVAEQAIASVTMTADWESALEGIENGESTADDFENEIKAYTEKITNELLQTKISREAVPELLCPRCNASHLIIDEKAIRCPDKSCNWSQWRTVCSRNLSLDEIEKLIQQKSTPVLKGLKSKAGKAFNARLVLNEQSEVVFGFEK; via the coding sequence ATGATAGCAGTATTGGCAGAAAAACCGATCGTGGCCCGTGAGCTGGCCGCGCTCTTGGGCGCAACGGATAAAAAAGAAGGCTATAGTGAAGGAAATGGCTATGCAGTTACCTGGGCCTTCGGGCATCTGGTAAGCCTGGCGCTCCCCGAGGCCTATGGTTATACGGGTTTCCAAAAGTATAACCTACCAATCTTACCCGATACTTTTACGCTTGCCCCACGACTGGAAGCTAATCGTAAAAAGGATAAAAGCAACAGTATTATAAAGCAATTAGAGGTTATAGAAAACTTATTTCAGCAATGTAAGAACATTATAGTGGCTACGGATGCGGGTAGGGAAGGGGAACTAATTTTCCGATATATCTATGACTATCTAAAATGTACCAAACCTTTCCAAAGGTTGTGGGTAAGTTCACTTACTGAAACGGCATTAAAGAAAGGGTTTGAGAACCTGCAGCCGGGTACTGATTTTGACAATTTGTACCAGGCAGCCCATGCAAGGAGTCGTGCAGACTGGCTGGTCGGTATTAATGCAACACAAGCCCTGACTATCGCTGCGGGTACTGGTATTTATCCCCTTGGGCGCGTGCAGACCCCGACTCTGGCCATGATTTGCAGGAGGTACGAAGAGCGTCAAAATTTTATCCCTGAAAAATTTTGGCAACTGCAACTACAGCACACCAAATCATTTCTTGATTTTCATAGCATATCTACCGAAGTATACCACGATAAAATCGAAGCCGAAGAAGCCTATAGGATGTTACAGCGCCAGAAACAAGCCGTTGTTACCGCGATACATTCTGAAATCGTAAAGGATCCACCGCCTTTGCTTTTTGACCTTACAGGATTGCAAAAAGAAGCCAACCGCAAGTTGGGATTTACCGCTTCCGAAACACTGGACATTGCACAGAGCCTTTACGAGAAAAAGTTTATTACCTATCCCCGAACCGGGAGTAAATACATTACACCCGACCTTTGGAGTACAGTCCCGGAACTCATCAGGGGCCTTGAAGCCGACCCGGCTTTCAGTAAAGTACTACCGCAACTGAAATATGCACGGTTGAACAAGCACATTGTCAATGAAGGAAAGGTAACCGACCATCACGGCCTGTTGGTTACGGAAAAAGTTCCATCAGCACTTTCTGTAAAAGAGGCAACTATTTACCATATGATTGCCTTCAGGTTATTAGAAGCGGTTTCAGAGACTTGTGTGAGGGAGGTAACAGCAATTGAATTACAGGTGCTGCAATACCGCTTCAAAGCTACATCGGTGACCGTAATGGATGCGGGCTGGTGTGCTATACAAGGTAAATTTGAACATTTGGATGACGCAGAAATGGAATTGCCCGAAATAAAAGTGGATGATGTGATCGTTGTTAGCGGAGCCTCACTGCTCGAAAAACAAAAGCGCGGTCCCGCACTCTACACGGAAGCCAGCCTACTTACAGCAATGGAACATCCCGAATCAGGTGCTGTTGCACCCGATATAAAACAGAAGGTTAAGGCCGGCCTGGGTACACCCGCTACAAGGGCCGGTATCATTGAGGGATTGCTTACGCGACAATATATCCAACGAAAAGGGAAATCGCTCACCCCTACAGAAAAAGGAATCGCAGTGTACAACATTGTCGCAGAGCAAGCCATTGCTTCGGTAACCATGACCGCGGATTGGGAATCAGCACTGGAAGGCATAGAAAATGGCGAATCAACCGCTGATGATTTTGAAAATGAGATCAAAGCCTATACTGAGAAAATAACCAATGAGTTATTACAAACGAAAATCAGTAGAGAAGCGGTACCGGAACTGTTATGCCCCAGGTGCAACGCAAGCCACCTGATAATCGATGAAAAAGCCATCCGGTGCCCGGACAAAAGCTGTAACTGGTCGCAATGGCGGACGGTCTGTAGCAGGAACCTAAGCCTTGATGAAATTGAAAAATTGATTCAACAAAAATCAACCCCTGTCTTAAAAGGTCTTAAGAGTAAGGCTGGGAAAGCTTTTAACGCCCGGTTGGTACTAAATGAGCAATCGGAAGTTGTATTTGGTTTTGAAAAGTAG